Proteins encoded in a region of the Pseudomonas shahriarae genome:
- the nirD gene encoding nitrite reductase small subunit NirD: MNWLDICALEEINSLGSRIVSGPKGEIAIFRTSDDEVFALDDRCPHKGGPLSQGLIYGKRVACPLHNWQIDLASGEAQAPDIGCAHHHHARVENGRVMLALRDAG; this comes from the coding sequence AGAAATCAACTCCCTGGGCTCGCGCATTGTCAGTGGCCCGAAAGGGGAAATCGCGATTTTTCGCACCAGTGACGATGAAGTGTTCGCCCTCGATGACCGCTGCCCGCACAAGGGCGGGCCGCTGTCCCAGGGGCTGATCTATGGCAAACGCGTGGCCTGCCCGCTGCACAACTGGCAGATCGACCTGGCGTCCGGCGAAGCCCAGGCCCCGGATATCGGCTGCGCCCACCATCACCACGCCCGGGTGGAAAACGGCCGGGTGATGCTGGCCCTGCGGGACGCCGGTTGA